The following proteins are encoded in a genomic region of Necator americanus strain Aroian chromosome II, whole genome shotgun sequence:
- a CDS encoding hypothetical protein (NECATOR_CHRII.G5700.T2), giving the protein MASYETAFWGRLFAVMQGEMPLDSPTSDYDCQEELKFTVEIADLSWTKRKAQDKKWSRHDEERKPSE; this is encoded by the exons atggcgtcgtacgaaacagcattctgggggcggctgtttgcagtgatgcagggagag ATGCCCCTGGATTCTCCGACTAGTGACTATGACTGCCAAGAGGAGTTGAAG TTCACAGTCGAAATAGCGGACCTTTCGTGGACCAAACGAAAAGCTCAAGACAAAAAATGGAGTAGACATGATGAAGAAAGGAAGCCCTccgaataa
- a CDS encoding hypothetical protein (NECATOR_CHRII.G5700.T1), protein MASYETAFWGRLFAVMQGEMPLDSPTSDYDCQEELKPTCNMLCDGADDMVQSHNTENSSSNMTDVRCSDHLEWKQEELEEEDDKEVKEETGDPEEPSFCDLIASFSADIDTFAENVDDLENLSENIQCIMRNIVNGDGRPVGAWKDIC, encoded by the exons atggcgtcgtacgaaacagcattctgggggcggctgtttgcagtgatgcagggagag ATGCCCCTGGATTCTCCGACTAGTGACTATGACTGCCAAGAGGAGTTGAAG CCTACCTGCAACATGCTTTGCGATGGAGCAGATGACATGGTGCAGAGCCATAATACAGAAAACAGTTCATCAAACATGACAGATGTCCGCTGCTCTGACCATTTGGAATGGAAGCAG GAAGAACTCGAAGAGGAAGATGACAAAGAAGTGAAGGAAGAAACAGGAGATCCAGAAGAGCCTTCCTTTTGCGATTTGATCGCCTCGTTTTCCGCGGACATCGATACGTTTGCGGAGAATGTTGATGACTTGGAGAATTTATCAGAGAACATTCAGTGCATCATGCGAAACATTGTGAATGGTGAT GGACGTCCAGTCGGAGCATGGAAGGACATTTGCTAG
- a CDS encoding hypothetical protein (NECATOR_CHRII.G5701.T1), translating into MRPVKKSSLLVMKLLPEGIKQEWTHHKEKESENQKKDDEVSLVSSVIPDEKPKSSSSRIADVAKNTVHTLLDKKKEACCLRPQKCCILSDKSCVSKLPGVRQLKEKFVAKEASA; encoded by the exons ATGAGACCTGTGAAGAAGAGTTCGTTGCTCGT AATGAAACTGCTACCTGAAGGCATCAAGCAGGAATGGACGCACCACAAGGAGAAAGAGAGCGAAAACCAAAAGAAGGACGACGAGGTTTCACTGGTCTCCTCTGTAATTCCGGACGAGAAACCAAAGTCGAGTTCTTCGAGGATTGCGGACGTCGCCAAAAATACAGTACATACCCTTCTAGATAA GAAAAAGGAAGCGTGCTGCCTTCGACCACAGAAATGTTGCATACTCTCTGACAAATCCTGTGTGAGCAAGCTTCCAGGAGTACGACaactgaaggaaaaatttgtgGCAAAAGAAGCTAGCGCTTAG